From Luteococcus japonicus, one genomic window encodes:
- a CDS encoding transporter substrate-binding domain-containing protein, with product MSTPVPPTNDPQDREIDDVVNAHSRRRPGWVIPAAVLAVLALLAALLFGLTGRSETTDVDAAAPAGTGPDAQAAAGTARTLDQIKADGTIKIGVFSDKAPFGSVDANGTYVGYDIVYAERIAKDLGVKLELVPVEAASRVEFLTSAKVDAILANFTVTPERAAKVDFAKPYMKVSLGAVSPTGAKITDIKQLQGKKTIVVKGTTAETYLTKEHPELELLSFEQYTEATNALLDGRGAAWVTDNTEALAFSLQNDGKFTTGITTLGPTDTIAAAVQKGNTSLRTWLDEELVTLGKENFFHTAFDKTLKPAYGDAAKADDLVVEGGKA from the coding sequence ATGTCCACACCCGTTCCGCCCACCAATGATCCCCAGGACCGCGAGATCGACGACGTCGTCAACGCCCACTCCCGCCGCCGTCCCGGGTGGGTCATCCCGGCCGCAGTGCTCGCCGTCCTGGCGCTGCTCGCGGCGCTGCTCTTCGGCCTGACCGGCCGGAGCGAGACGACCGACGTCGATGCCGCCGCTCCGGCCGGCACCGGCCCCGACGCCCAGGCTGCCGCCGGGACCGCCCGCACCCTGGACCAGATCAAGGCCGACGGCACCATCAAGATCGGCGTCTTCAGCGACAAGGCGCCCTTCGGGTCCGTCGACGCGAACGGCACGTACGTCGGCTACGACATCGTCTATGCCGAGCGGATCGCCAAGGACCTCGGCGTGAAGCTCGAACTGGTGCCCGTCGAGGCCGCCAGCCGCGTCGAATTCCTCACCAGCGCCAAGGTGGACGCCATCCTGGCCAACTTCACCGTCACCCCGGAGCGAGCCGCCAAGGTGGACTTCGCCAAGCCCTACATGAAGGTCTCGCTGGGCGCCGTCAGCCCCACCGGAGCGAAGATCACCGACATCAAGCAGCTGCAGGGCAAGAAGACCATCGTCGTGAAGGGCACCACGGCGGAGACCTACCTGACCAAGGAACACCCGGAGCTGGAGCTGCTCAGTTTCGAGCAGTACACCGAGGCCACCAATGCCCTGCTCGACGGCCGCGGTGCCGCCTGGGTGACCGACAACACCGAGGCGCTGGCCTTCAGCCTGCAGAACGACGGCAAGTTCACCACCGGCATCACCACCCTGGGCCCCACCGACACCATCGCCGCCGCCGTGCAGAAGGGCAACACCAGCCTGCGCACCTGGCTCGACGAGGAACTGGTCACCCTGGGCAAGGAGAACTTCTTCCACACCGCCTTCGACAAGACCCTGAAGCCCGCCTACGGTGACGCTGCCAAGGCCGACGACCTCGTCGTCGAGGGTGGCAAGGCCTGA
- a CDS encoding amino acid ABC transporter permease, with amino-acid sequence MDPEVLTRYLPLYGQAALVTLQISLLGTVLALAVGLAGALLRHARTPVLSQLVAAYVEVARNTPLIVQLFFIYFGLPKAGLVLSATTSAVLGLGFLGGAYMTEALRSGLESVGRIQFESATSLGMRPVQVMRRVVVPQALSRCMPALVANVVFLVKETSVVSVVALPDLVFRAKELIGREYNTPEALALLVAFYLLILLPVSLLGRWLEGRLRHAEFGN; translated from the coding sequence GTGGACCCCGAGGTCCTGACCCGCTACCTGCCGCTCTACGGCCAGGCCGCACTGGTCACCCTGCAGATCTCCCTGCTGGGCACCGTGTTGGCGCTGGCCGTGGGGCTGGCGGGGGCCCTGCTGCGGCACGCGCGCACCCCCGTGCTCTCGCAGCTGGTGGCCGCCTATGTGGAGGTGGCCCGCAACACCCCGCTGATCGTGCAGCTCTTCTTCATCTACTTCGGGTTGCCCAAGGCGGGCCTCGTGCTCTCGGCGACGACCAGCGCGGTGCTGGGCCTGGGCTTCCTGGGCGGCGCCTACATGACCGAGGCCTTGCGCAGCGGGCTGGAGTCCGTCGGCCGGATCCAGTTCGAGTCCGCCACCAGCCTGGGCATGCGGCCGGTGCAGGTGATGCGTCGCGTCGTCGTCCCGCAGGCCCTGTCCCGCTGCATGCCGGCGCTGGTGGCCAATGTGGTCTTCCTGGTCAAGGAGACCAGCGTGGTCAGCGTCGTCGCCCTGCCAGACCTGGTCTTTCGCGCCAAGGAACTGATTGGCCGCGAGTACAACACCCCGGAGGCGCTGGCCCTGCTGGTGGCCTTCTACCTGCTGATCCTGTTGCCCGTCTCGCTGCTGGGACGCTGGCTGGAAGGGAGGTTGCGCCATGCCGAGTTCGGGAATTGA
- a CDS encoding AraC family transcriptional regulator encodes MTKEPQLATAVAARDEYHLRIERPQRGIRLSQYVYEIGSYHYNWHSELELLVALRGEMEVAAGGSITSLQPGDVVSINSGISHATLSQGDGSLALLLKLDLCWFADLFEDHSRVRFDIASDEETRGLPVFVEIRALMARMMLDGTDTSPADLVRHERLLAQLLDLLVSHFPPHLEGHVAVQGNESRNRAIDQLLAYIDRHYAERITLERLGAESGYNPSYVSQLFTRHLGVSTLDYITRVRLRQAARDLCDPAMKVVDVAASNGFADVKAFNVAFRKSFGKSPTQYRAQLTEQSLAVDARFKQIFARRDDRELAELLRRWAAPLEEEAGGLAVPALPTDEARRLLSDARHLVDGLQGLEARLGQVASGLA; translated from the coding sequence ATGACGAAGGAGCCCCAGCTGGCGACGGCCGTCGCGGCCCGCGATGAGTACCACCTGCGCATCGAGCGCCCCCAGCGCGGCATCCGGTTGAGCCAGTATGTCTACGAGATCGGCTCCTACCACTACAACTGGCACTCCGAACTGGAGCTGCTGGTGGCGCTGCGCGGTGAGATGGAGGTGGCGGCCGGCGGCAGCATCACCAGCCTGCAGCCCGGCGACGTGGTGTCCATCAACTCCGGCATCAGCCACGCCACTCTCAGCCAAGGCGACGGAAGTCTGGCGCTCCTGTTAAAGCTGGACCTGTGCTGGTTCGCGGACCTGTTCGAGGACCACAGCCGGGTGCGATTCGACATCGCCTCCGACGAGGAGACTCGAGGATTGCCGGTCTTCGTCGAGATCCGGGCGCTGATGGCCAGGATGATGCTCGACGGCACGGACACCAGCCCCGCCGACCTGGTGCGCCATGAACGGCTGCTTGCCCAGCTGCTGGACCTGCTGGTAAGCCACTTCCCGCCCCACCTGGAAGGTCACGTCGCCGTGCAGGGCAATGAGTCGCGCAACCGCGCCATTGACCAGCTGCTGGCCTACATAGACCGGCACTACGCGGAACGGATCACGCTGGAGAGGCTGGGCGCGGAGAGCGGCTACAACCCGAGCTATGTCTCGCAGCTGTTCACTCGGCACCTGGGTGTGTCCACGCTGGACTACATCACGCGTGTCCGCCTGCGGCAGGCTGCCCGCGACCTGTGCGACCCGGCCATGAAGGTGGTGGATGTGGCCGCCAGCAACGGCTTTGCCGACGTCAAGGCCTTCAACGTCGCCTTCCGCAAGAGCTTCGGCAAGTCCCCGACGCAGTACCGGGCCCAGCTGACGGAGCAGAGCCTGGCCGTCGATGCCCGCTTCAAGCAGATTTTTGCGCGGCGTGATGACCGGGAGCTCGCCGAACTGCTGCGCCGGTGGGCAGCGCCACTCGAGGAGGAGGCGGGTGGCCTGGCTGTGCCCGCGCTGCCCACCGACGAGGCCCGGCGGCTGCTGTCCGACGCGCGTCACCTGGTGGACGGGCTGCAGGGCCTGGAGGCCCGGCTGGGGCAGGTGGCCTCGGGGCTCGCCTGA
- a CDS encoding amino acid ABC transporter ATP-binding protein, with the protein MTDRTPVLRVQDLRKTYPNGVTALDGVSVDVAKGEVVVVVGPSGCGKSTLLRTLNGLEDTQGGSIHVDGVPVPSKELPWHRARQRIGMVFQSYELFGHLNVMDNLLLGPTVVRGEGRTAAARRAAELLKRVGLLDRASAFPRQLSGGQKQRVAIVRALMMQPEVLLLDEVTASLDPEMVREVLDVVAELARDGMTMVIVTHEMGFARAIADRVVFMDHGRIVESDAPLAFFTAPKTERARHFLNIFEYEI; encoded by the coding sequence ATGACCGACCGCACTCCCGTGCTGCGGGTACAGGACCTGCGCAAGACCTATCCCAACGGCGTCACCGCCCTCGACGGGGTCAGCGTGGACGTCGCGAAGGGGGAGGTGGTGGTCGTCGTCGGCCCCTCCGGCTGCGGCAAGTCCACCCTGCTGCGCACCCTCAACGGCCTGGAGGACACCCAGGGCGGCAGCATCCACGTCGACGGGGTGCCCGTCCCCAGCAAGGAACTCCCGTGGCACCGGGCCCGTCAGCGGATCGGGATGGTCTTCCAGAGCTATGAGCTCTTCGGGCACCTCAACGTGATGGACAACCTGCTGCTGGGCCCCACCGTCGTACGCGGCGAGGGCCGCACGGCGGCTGCCCGACGTGCCGCGGAACTGCTGAAGCGCGTCGGTCTGCTGGACCGGGCAAGTGCCTTCCCGCGGCAGCTGTCCGGAGGCCAGAAGCAGCGGGTGGCCATCGTGCGGGCCCTGATGATGCAGCCGGAGGTGCTGCTGCTCGACGAGGTCACTGCCTCGCTGGACCCGGAGATGGTGCGCGAGGTGCTGGACGTCGTCGCCGAACTGGCGCGCGACGGGATGACGATGGTGATCGTCACCCACGAGATGGGCTTCGCCCGGGCCATCGCGGACCGGGTGGTCTTCATGGACCACGGGCGGATCGTGGAGAGTGACGCTCCGCTGGCCTTCTTCACCGCCCCGAAGACGGAGCGGGCACGCCACTTCCTGAACATCTTCGAGTACGAGATCTGA
- a CDS encoding PadR family transcriptional regulator, producing the protein MKKFMNPSQYGPGEQEPGNGFTGRAGRGHHGHPHRGGPHPQGGHPQGEGCGPRGGGPMGGPGSAFGPGFAGPMGEGRGPRGGRGGRRGPGRGRKGDVRNAVLALLAEAPANGYSLINQISDRSNGLWRPSAGSIYPALGLLTDEGLIAPVEADGKKLFELTDAGRAHVAEHAEELDEPWAKVAEPHRGFLDVRGDMRQLGMAVEQVVVAGDADQLEAARKILERARKDVYRLLAGDAPAE; encoded by the coding sequence ATGAAGAAGTTCATGAACCCCAGTCAGTACGGTCCCGGCGAGCAAGAGCCGGGCAACGGATTCACCGGCCGCGCCGGACGAGGTCATCACGGCCACCCTCATCGTGGTGGCCCTCATCCCCAGGGCGGCCATCCGCAGGGCGAGGGCTGTGGTCCTCGCGGTGGCGGACCGATGGGTGGTCCTGGCTCGGCCTTCGGCCCCGGTTTCGCGGGCCCGATGGGCGAGGGTCGTGGCCCCCGCGGGGGTCGCGGCGGACGTCGTGGCCCCGGCCGCGGCCGCAAGGGCGACGTGCGCAATGCCGTGCTCGCCCTGCTCGCCGAGGCGCCCGCCAATGGCTACAGCCTGATCAACCAGATCTCGGACCGCTCCAATGGTCTGTGGCGCCCCAGCGCCGGATCGATCTACCCCGCCCTGGGCCTGCTCACCGACGAGGGCCTGATCGCTCCCGTCGAGGCCGACGGCAAGAAGCTCTTCGAGCTCACCGATGCCGGCCGGGCCCACGTGGCCGAGCACGCAGAGGAACTGGACGAGCCCTGGGCGAAGGTGGCCGAACCCCACCGCGGCTTCCTCGACGTGCGTGGTGACATGCGCCAGCTCGGGATGGCCGTCGAGCAGGTCGTCGTCGCCGGCGATGCGGACCAGCTGGAGGCGGCGCGCAAGATCCTGGAGCGCGCCCGCAAGGACGTCTACCGGCTGCTGGCCGGTGATGCCCCGGCCGAGTGA
- the ttdA gene encoding L(+)-tartrate dehydratase subunit alpha: MTQQLVGLDKITDTVAKFTALVSRRLPDDVTNRLTTLATEERQPMALMIYDTMKKNQELAGELKRPSCQDTGLVQIFVQVGSHFPYIDGLSEALKEAIGEATRIAPLRHNTVETFDEYNTGTNVGSKSPWLYWDVAEGRDDLQLHVYLAGGGCSLPGQGRTLMPGEGYEAAVKFVMDVMTSYGLNACPPLLVGVGIGSSIDAAAFMSKLALMRPVHSHSVNEVAAQLEVDLEEAINSIGLGPQGLGGTKSVMGVNIENSARHPSVLSAAVNTGCWSHRRGTIRFDKDLNYELLTHEGVEL; this comes from the coding sequence ATGACGCAGCAACTGGTTGGTCTGGACAAGATCACCGACACCGTGGCGAAGTTCACCGCCCTCGTCAGCCGTCGACTGCCCGACGACGTGACCAACCGGCTCACCACGCTGGCCACCGAGGAGCGTCAACCGATGGCGCTGATGATCTACGACACGATGAAGAAGAACCAAGAGCTGGCCGGAGAGCTCAAGCGCCCCAGCTGTCAGGACACCGGACTGGTGCAGATCTTCGTGCAGGTCGGTTCGCACTTCCCCTACATCGACGGTCTGTCCGAGGCACTCAAGGAGGCCATCGGGGAGGCCACGCGGATTGCCCCCCTGCGCCACAACACCGTCGAGACCTTCGACGAGTACAACACCGGAACCAATGTCGGCTCCAAGTCGCCCTGGCTGTACTGGGACGTCGCCGAGGGTCGTGATGACCTGCAGCTGCATGTCTACCTCGCCGGCGGCGGCTGCTCGCTGCCCGGTCAGGGGCGCACCCTGATGCCCGGTGAGGGCTATGAGGCAGCCGTGAAGTTCGTGATGGATGTGATGACCTCCTACGGGCTCAATGCCTGCCCGCCGCTGCTGGTGGGCGTGGGGATCGGCAGCTCCATCGACGCCGCGGCCTTCATGAGCAAGCTGGCCCTGATGCGGCCCGTGCACTCGCACAGCGTCAACGAGGTGGCCGCCCAATTGGAGGTGGACCTGGAAGAGGCCATCAACTCGATCGGCCTCGGGCCACAGGGCCTCGGCGGAACCAAGTCCGTCATGGGCGTCAACATCGAGAACTCCGCTCGCCACCCCTCCGTGCTGTCCGCGGCCGTCAACACCGGCTGCTGGTCCCACCGTCGCGGCACCATCCGCTTCGACAAGGACCTCAACTACGAACTCCTCACCCACGAGGGCGTCGAGCTCTGA
- a CDS encoding NUDIX domain-containing protein yields the protein MSRHDDKAADGVADRAAAVLVEEGKVLLIKHTKPDDEYYVVPGGKVEQAESPEQACAREVMEEVNLTVQVGDLLDDFREEGRTQFFYRVTRTGGEVRLGDGPEKGRANDENRYEPVWIGLDELDEYEVHPKEAAKIIRRAAR from the coding sequence GTGAGCCGGCACGACGACAAGGCGGCCGACGGGGTGGCCGACCGCGCCGCCGCCGTACTGGTGGAAGAGGGCAAGGTGCTGCTGATCAAGCACACGAAGCCCGACGACGAGTACTACGTGGTGCCCGGCGGCAAGGTGGAGCAGGCAGAGAGCCCCGAGCAGGCCTGCGCCCGGGAGGTGATGGAGGAGGTCAACCTCACCGTCCAGGTGGGTGACCTGCTCGACGACTTCCGCGAAGAGGGCCGCACCCAGTTCTTCTACCGCGTCACCCGCACCGGCGGCGAGGTGCGGCTGGGCGACGGGCCGGAGAAGGGCCGCGCCAACGACGAGAACCGCTACGAGCCGGTGTGGATCGGGCTGGACGAACTCGACGAGTACGAGGTCCACCCGAAGGAGGCCGCGAAGATCATCCGGCGCGCCGCCCGCTGA
- a CDS encoding Na+/H+ antiporter: MEHLVLGITAFLVTVLAVTAACRRFGLNAPLVLIVVGLIGSYLPFVHEPRLSPEVILVGALPPLLYASAVNTSLVDFRRNASAIGWLSVGLVLFTTAGVGAVVHWMLGIDWAPALAIGAVVAPPDAVAATAVARSIGLPRRVVAVLEGESLVNDATALVTLRTAIAAMGASVAVGHVLLDFLRAVVVAVVVGLAVAKAANLCFKLTDDAVTSTALSLLVPFVAYVPAEELHGSGVLSVVVAGLVIGEASPALQSGQTRLAQRVNWHTVQFLLENAVFLLIGLQVRSIINNARGTDLTVWHVALVCLAALVTTMLLRVVWLFGTRLLVHIGPLKQTTPARETAVISWAGMRGVVTLAAALTLPEHTPYRAVLILIALAVTMGTLLIQGLSLPLMARNIGIHGPDPREDALQEATIHQHAMAAGMEAARAAAGPHDGDTLERMQAQGERQVNAIWERLGRSEADVDTPSQSWRRLRSLAIAAERAEVLRIRDEGLAEHDVVSTVLAALDVEEAGMAKLQTEADRLHTTPLRPALPDSPCDHLAQSPCSVEPTTAGYCEQCELEGTDPVHLRMCLTCGHIGCCDSSVGLHATRHFEETGHPTMRSIEPGESWRWCYVDELLGAGGD, from the coding sequence ATGGAACACCTCGTGCTGGGCATCACCGCCTTCCTCGTGACCGTGCTGGCGGTCACGGCCGCGTGTCGCCGCTTCGGGCTGAATGCGCCGCTGGTGCTGATCGTCGTGGGGCTGATCGGCAGCTACCTGCCCTTCGTCCACGAACCGCGCCTGTCCCCCGAGGTGATCCTCGTCGGGGCCCTGCCCCCGCTGCTCTACGCCTCCGCGGTGAACACCTCACTGGTGGACTTCCGACGCAATGCCTCGGCCATCGGCTGGTTGAGCGTCGGCCTGGTGCTGTTCACGACGGCCGGCGTGGGTGCGGTGGTGCACTGGATGCTGGGCATCGACTGGGCCCCCGCGCTGGCGATCGGCGCCGTCGTCGCTCCCCCGGACGCCGTGGCGGCCACGGCGGTGGCACGCTCCATCGGCCTGCCACGACGGGTGGTGGCGGTGCTGGAGGGTGAGAGCCTGGTCAACGACGCCACGGCCCTGGTCACCCTGCGCACCGCCATCGCGGCCATGGGCGCCTCCGTGGCGGTGGGGCATGTCCTGCTGGACTTCCTGCGCGCCGTGGTCGTCGCCGTGGTCGTCGGCCTGGCCGTCGCCAAGGCGGCCAACCTCTGCTTCAAGCTCACCGACGACGCCGTCACCAGCACCGCCCTGAGCCTGCTGGTGCCCTTCGTCGCCTACGTCCCCGCGGAGGAGTTGCACGGATCGGGCGTGCTGTCGGTGGTCGTCGCCGGCCTGGTGATCGGCGAGGCCTCCCCGGCGCTCCAGTCCGGCCAGACCCGGCTGGCGCAGCGGGTGAACTGGCACACCGTCCAGTTCCTGCTGGAGAACGCCGTCTTCCTGCTGATCGGCCTGCAGGTGCGCAGCATCATCAACAATGCCCGCGGGACGGACCTGACGGTGTGGCACGTGGCACTGGTCTGCCTGGCTGCGCTGGTGACGACGATGTTGCTGCGCGTCGTGTGGCTCTTCGGCACCCGTCTACTGGTGCACATCGGCCCGCTGAAGCAGACGACCCCGGCGCGCGAGACAGCCGTCATCTCCTGGGCCGGTATGCGTGGTGTGGTGACCCTGGCCGCCGCGCTGACCCTGCCGGAGCACACCCCCTACCGGGCGGTGCTGATCCTGATCGCCCTGGCCGTGACCATGGGCACCCTGTTGATCCAGGGGCTCAGCCTGCCGCTGATGGCGCGCAACATCGGAATCCATGGTCCCGATCCCCGCGAGGACGCACTCCAGGAGGCCACGATCCACCAGCACGCGATGGCCGCGGGCATGGAGGCGGCGCGTGCGGCCGCCGGACCGCATGACGGCGACACCCTGGAACGCATGCAGGCGCAGGGCGAGCGACAGGTGAACGCCATCTGGGAGCGTCTGGGACGCTCGGAGGCCGACGTCGACACGCCGTCGCAGAGCTGGCGACGGTTGCGCAGCCTCGCCATTGCCGCCGAACGCGCCGAGGTGCTCCGGATCCGCGACGAGGGCCTCGCGGAGCACGATGTGGTCAGCACGGTGCTTGCTGCCCTGGACGTGGAGGAGGCGGGAATGGCCAAGCTGCAGACCGAGGCGGACCGCCTGCACACGACGCCCCTTCGCCCGGCCCTGCCGGACTCGCCCTGCGACCACCTGGCGCAGTCCCCGTGCTCGGTGGAACCGACGACGGCGGGTTACTGCGAGCAGTGCGAGCTGGAGGGCACGGACCCGGTGCACCTGCGGATGTGCCTCACCTGCGGGCACATCGGCTGCTGTGACTCGTCGGTGGGCCTGCACGCCACCCGGCACTTCGAGGAGACCGGACACCCGACGATGCGCTCCATCGAGCCGGGCGAGTCGTGGCGCTGGTGCTATGTCGACGAGCTGCTGGGTGCGGGCGGCGACTGA
- a CDS encoding DASS family sodium-coupled anion symporter, with protein MTTQTTNAASAQSAPRTPSPSRGLLGPEVQPVWMAISVLIGVVLWFVPAPSGLDAPAWHLFAIFLATIVAIITKAAPMGTLSVMAMALCAATRVVAPGDPKDAIANALSGFSNGTIWLIVSAFFAARAVIASGLGERLAYLFVRVFGRSTLGLAYGLGLADLLTSPAIPSNTARSGYIYPVFKAIAETSGSHTEDPTTHRRIGAYLALACYNLNLAVSVIFFTGAAPNAMAAKLASDLGVHADWGGWLKATALPGLVGAILVPIVLYVIYPPELKKTPEAPAMAAAELRRLGRVSRNEWVTLGVFAFMITLWVMGDDLMNATTVALLGLGVLLLSGALTWEQMKGEKAAWDTLTWFAALVMMGTYLNKLGFIGWFGKQVGGHMGGLNQIVAFAVLTTVYALSHYLFVSGTAHTASMFAVFLGVGLSLGLPGIPLLAFLGAIPTLMGCLTHYGNGPAPLYFGAGYVEMGAWWRNGLVLGVMHMLVWLLVGPLWWNIIGVW; from the coding sequence ATGACGACCCAGACGACGAATGCGGCGAGCGCACAGAGTGCGCCCCGCACTCCATCACCCAGTCGAGGCCTGCTCGGGCCCGAGGTACAACCGGTGTGGATGGCCATCTCCGTGCTGATCGGCGTCGTGCTGTGGTTCGTGCCCGCACCGTCGGGGTTGGACGCACCGGCCTGGCACCTGTTCGCCATCTTCCTGGCCACCATCGTGGCGATCATCACCAAGGCCGCCCCGATGGGGACCTTGTCGGTGATGGCCATGGCCCTGTGCGCGGCCACCCGTGTCGTCGCCCCGGGCGACCCGAAGGACGCCATCGCCAATGCCCTGTCCGGCTTCAGCAACGGCACCATCTGGCTGATCGTCTCTGCCTTCTTCGCCGCCCGCGCCGTCATTGCGTCGGGGCTCGGTGAGCGGTTGGCCTACCTCTTCGTCCGGGTCTTCGGCCGAAGCACCCTGGGCCTGGCCTACGGGCTGGGGCTGGCGGACCTGCTCACCTCACCGGCCATCCCCTCCAACACCGCCCGGTCCGGCTACATCTACCCCGTTTTCAAGGCGATCGCGGAGACCTCGGGCTCCCACACGGAGGATCCGACGACCCACCGTCGGATCGGTGCCTACCTGGCGCTGGCCTGTTACAACCTGAACCTCGCGGTCTCGGTCATCTTCTTCACCGGAGCCGCCCCGAATGCCATGGCCGCGAAGCTGGCCTCCGACCTGGGCGTGCACGCGGACTGGGGTGGCTGGTTGAAGGCCACCGCCCTGCCCGGCCTGGTGGGCGCCATCCTGGTGCCGATCGTGCTCTATGTCATCTACCCGCCAGAGCTGAAGAAGACCCCGGAGGCTCCCGCGATGGCAGCCGCCGAGCTGAGGCGCCTGGGCCGAGTCAGCCGCAATGAGTGGGTGACCCTAGGTGTCTTCGCCTTCATGATCACCTTGTGGGTGATGGGCGACGACCTGATGAATGCCACCACGGTCGCGCTGCTGGGCCTGGGCGTGCTGCTGTTGTCGGGTGCCCTGACGTGGGAGCAGATGAAGGGAGAGAAGGCCGCCTGGGACACCCTGACCTGGTTCGCAGCCCTGGTGATGATGGGCACCTACCTGAACAAGCTCGGTTTCATCGGATGGTTCGGCAAGCAGGTGGGCGGGCACATGGGTGGCCTGAACCAGATTGTGGCCTTCGCGGTGCTGACGACGGTCTACGCCCTGTCCCACTACCTGTTTGTCAGCGGTACCGCGCACACAGCGTCGATGTTCGCCGTCTTCCTGGGCGTCGGTCTGTCGCTGGGGCTGCCCGGCATCCCCCTGCTGGCCTTCCTGGGCGCCATCCCGACGCTGATGGGTTGCCTGACCCACTACGGCAACGGCCCGGCCCCGCTCTACTTCGGAGCCGGATACGTGGAGATGGGTGCCTGGTGGCGCAATGGCCTGGTGCTGGGTGTGATGCACATGCTGGTCTGGTTGCTGGTCGGCCCCCTGTGGTGGAACATCATCGGTGTCTGGTGA
- a CDS encoding amino acid ABC transporter permease — protein sequence MPSSGIEVLFDGHNFLRLLQGLWVTVSIALSAMAISVVLGTLLGIVMTSRNRAVQLLTRLYLEFVRIMPQLVLLFVVYFSLSTSAGINLGGRTAAVIVFVIWGTAEMGDLVRGAIGSIPRHQRDSALALGLTSSQAMRRVILPQTMRRLLPLAMNLTARMVMTTSLVVLIGVVEVLKTGQQIIDANRFTHPDAALWVYGAIFALYFLACWPLSLLSRHLEKKWKN from the coding sequence ATGCCGAGTTCGGGAATTGAGGTGCTCTTCGACGGGCACAACTTCCTGCGCCTGCTGCAGGGGCTGTGGGTGACGGTCAGCATCGCCCTGTCCGCGATGGCCATCTCCGTCGTGCTGGGAACCCTGCTGGGCATCGTGATGACCAGCCGCAACCGGGCCGTGCAGCTGCTGACCCGGCTCTACCTGGAGTTCGTGCGGATCATGCCGCAGCTGGTGCTGCTCTTCGTCGTCTACTTCAGCCTGTCCACCAGCGCGGGAATCAACCTGGGCGGCCGCACCGCGGCCGTGATCGTCTTCGTCATCTGGGGCACCGCGGAGATGGGGGACCTGGTGCGCGGCGCCATCGGGTCCATCCCCCGCCACCAGCGCGACAGCGCCCTGGCCCTGGGCCTGACCAGCTCCCAGGCCATGCGACGGGTCATCCTGCCGCAGACCATGCGACGGCTCTTGCCGTTGGCGATGAACCTCACCGCACGGATGGTGATGACCACCTCCCTGGTGGTGCTGATCGGCGTTGTCGAGGTGCTCAAGACCGGCCAGCAGATCATCGACGCCAACCGCTTCACCCATCCCGACGCAGCCCTGTGGGTCTACGGCGCCATCTTCGCGCTGTACTTCCTGGCCTGCTGGCCGCTGTCCCTGTTGTCCCGCCATCTCGAGAAGAAGTGGAAGAACTGA
- the ttdB gene encoding L(+)-tartrate dehydratase subunit beta has product MSTDATIDQPTSDAGTGRRITLTTPISREDLEGIKVGDVIFLDGHITTCRDVAHRRLIEYGRELPVDVRDGAILHAGPIIRKVEGEDDKFEVVSVGPTTSSRMEKFEYEFIRHTGVRLIVGKGGMGAGTEAGCKEFGALHCVFPAGNAVIAATEVEEVEGAEWRDLGMPETLWTFRVKQFGPLIVSIDAEGNNIFEQNKVAYNQRKDEALEKLYEKVRYIK; this is encoded by the coding sequence ATGAGCACTGACGCCACCATCGACCAGCCCACCAGTGATGCCGGCACCGGACGCCGGATCACCCTGACCACCCCGATCAGCCGCGAAGACCTGGAAGGCATCAAGGTCGGCGACGTGATCTTCCTGGACGGTCACATCACCACCTGCCGCGACGTTGCCCACCGTCGCCTGATCGAGTACGGGCGTGAACTGCCCGTCGACGTGCGCGACGGCGCGATCCTGCACGCCGGCCCCATCATCCGGAAGGTGGAGGGCGAGGACGACAAGTTCGAGGTCGTCTCCGTAGGGCCCACCACCTCCAGCCGGATGGAGAAGTTCGAGTACGAGTTCATCAGGCACACTGGTGTCCGGCTGATCGTCGGCAAGGGCGGAATGGGCGCAGGGACCGAGGCCGGCTGCAAGGAGTTCGGCGCGCTGCACTGCGTCTTCCCTGCGGGCAATGCCGTGATCGCGGCCACCGAGGTTGAGGAGGTGGAGGGTGCCGAATGGCGGGACTTGGGCATGCCGGAGACCCTGTGGACCTTCCGGGTCAAGCAGTTCGGGCCACTGATCGTGTCCATCGACGCCGAGGGCAACAACATCTTCGAGCAGAACAAGGTGGCCTACAACCAGCGCAAGGACGAGGCGCTGGAAAAGCTGTACGAGAAGGTGCGCTACATCAAGTGA